Below is a window of Halarcobacter anaerophilus DNA.
TGTTTCATCTTCAATAAAAGAGTTCCAATTTATATCGGCAATATTTTCACTGGTTTTTCTATGCCCCGTAACTACTCTAAAAGATGGAGTTATTCCTCTGTTTGTAACGGGAATTCCAGCATAAGCAGGAACTGAAATAGCAGAAGTTACTCCGGGAATAATTTCAAAAGCTATGCCTCTTTTTTTTAGATATAAAGCCTCTTCTCCTCCTCTTCCGAAAACAAAAGGATCTCCGCCTTTAAGTCTTACTACTTTCTCATATTTTAAAGCATTTTGATAGATTATTTCATTTATTTCATCTTGAGGAACTCTGTGAAAGCCTTTCTCTTTTCCTACGAAAATAAGTTTTGCCTCTTTTTTTGCCTCTTTTAAAATCTCGGAGTTGGCAAGTCTGTCATATATGATTACGTCTGCATTTTGAATAGCTTTTAATGCTTTTACGGTAAGAAGTTCAATATCTCCCGGACCTGCACCTGTTAAATAAACTTTACTTTTCATTATTACTCTTTTTTTGCAAAAAGTATATCTAAAAAATTTTTTATATCTTTTAACTTTTAATCTAATTGTAAGACGAAATTTAAGTTTTAAATTACTTTGATATCCTCAAATTTAAGGTTAGTTATAATAAGCTAACAAAATTTTGAAAGGGGTAAGGTTAATGTTAATTGACGGGCATGGAAGGAAAGTAGACTATTTACGAGTCTCTGTTACGGAAAGGTGTAATTTTAGATGCCAATACTGTATGCCTGAAAAACCGTTTTCTTGGGTTCCAAGAGAAGAACTTTTAACTTATGAAGAACTTTTTGAATTTATCAAAGTGGCTATTGATAAAGGAATAAACAAAGTTAGAGTTACAGGTGGCGAACCACTGTTAAGAGAGGGACTTGAAAACTTTATTAGAATGATTTCAGAGTATAAAGAGGGCTTGGATTTAGCTCTTACTACAAACGGATATCTTCTTCCTAAAGTAGCTCAAAAATTAGCTGATGCTGGTCTTAAAAGAATCAATATCTCATTGGATTCTTTAAAAGAAGAGGTTGCAGCTAAAATTGCGCAGAAAAATGTTCTTAAAACAGTGTTAAAAGGTATTGAAGCAGCAAGAGTTGCAGGACTTAAAATAAAAATAAATTGTGTTCCTTTAAAAGGAATTAATGAGAGTGAAATTATTGATTTATTAGAGTTTTGCAAAGAAAGAGGGTATGAAATAAGATTTATTGAATATATGGAAAACGACTATGCAAGCAAATATGCAAAAGGTCTTGATTCTGTAGAGATACAAAATATAATCAAAGAAAAATATACCTTTAAAAAACTTGAGAGATGCGGTACTTCACCATCACAAGAGTATGAGTTAGAAGACGGTTATAAGTTTGGTATTATAGAACCGCACAAAGATGATTTTTGTTCAACTTGTAACAGAATAAGGTTAACGGCAAGCGGTGTTTTGATTCCTTGTTTATATTATGAGGATGCTCAAAGTATAAAAGAGGCAATTAAAGCCAAAGATATAAAAAAAGCAGTAGAGATTTTAAAAGATGTTTTAAAAAACAAACCGGAAAAAAATAGATGGACTGAGAATTCAGAGATTTCGGCAAGAGCTTTTTATGAGACGGGAGGATGATTAAAATCCAATCTTCTGTCTCCCCATCTCTTTTAGCATTTTTAAATCTTCTTTTCTTTTTACTTTGTAAAATTCGACAAAATATCCAAAAGCGTTAGAACGAAGATAGATAAAGCTCTCTTTTTTATTTTCATTTCTTACTAAATATTCATTATTGGCATTTTTTTCTACTATTTTATAATCTTTATATAATGATTCGATTTGAAGTCTCAAGGACAAAAACTCTTTTTTGTTTTTTGAAATAACTCCCATATAATAAGAATCTTTTTCTTCTTTTGTAAATTTTTGTTGTTGAAAAATATCAATATTCAACTCTTCTATAAGTTTTGAAAATTTTATATCTTGAGGATTTCCTAAACCGTTTTTAAGCATATATCTTGAAATATTTTCTGCTTTTTTTAAGCCAAAACTATATAAAAACCCGTCTGTTAATTCTATTTGGGAATCATCTTCTAAAATAAAAGTTACGGTAAATCTTGAATATATATTTCCTGTTAGATAGTTTACTTCGCTTTTTACCTCTTTTATACTGCTTTTATCTATATTCACCCTTTTTAGAAGTCTTTTATTATCAAAAAATTCCCAAGATACCTCTTTGTCGTTAATATTAAAATGAAGAGTTCTTTTTACGAATAGACAATAAAAAATTGATACTATTTCAAAAGAGCAAAGTGCTACAAAAACAATAAATAAAATTGTATAAATCAATTCATTTTTTAAGTGACCTTGGTACATAACCAAAGCAAAAAATCCAAAAGCTACCAGCATAAAAATTTTGTATGAAATGGCTCTTTGTAAAACATATATCTGCATAAATTAATTACCTTTATAAAATTAGAAGTCTAGCATTTTTATTATTAGTTTATTGTTTTTACATAGTATCTTTGATTATCACAACCTAATTCAATTTTTGATTCAAATACTGTTGAAATATTCTCCGAATTTAAAATATCTCTTTTTTTACCTTGTTTAAAAATCGTTTTATTGTAAACTAATGCAATATTGTCAATTTCGGGGAAAACCTCTTCAAAATGGTGCGTTACAAGTATAATTGAAGAGTATTTGGATAGTTTTCTTATAACATTTAAAAAACTGCTCTGTGCTTTTATATCAAGACCTACTGTTGGTTCATCAAGAATAAAAGCTTTTGGTTTATGAACTAAAGCTCTTCCTATAACACAACGTCTTAACTGTCCCGTACTCATATGCTGAACTTTTTTGTCTTTTATCTCTGAAATTTCCAAAAATTCCAAAACTTCTAAAGCTCTTTCATGTTGCTCTTTGGTGAAATCTTGATGTTTAAAAATACCGATTGAACTGTAAAATCCGCTTAATACGACTTCATAAGCAGTTAAAAAATTTCCGTGTTCAGAAAAATAGTTATGCAAATCATTCGTAATAATTCCAAGATTTTTCTTTAAATCAAAAATACTCCATCTATCTTTCCCAAAAATCTTTTTTTGGAATTTATATTTTGTATTTGGATATAAATCATTTGAGATAAGTTTTATAAAAGTAGATTTTCCGCTTCCGTTTTGTCCTAGGATTGCCCAATGCTCTCCTTGCTTTATCTCTATATTTATATTCTCCAAAACAGGTTTTACTTCATAACTTACATAAATATTTTTAAAATCTATAATTTTTTCATTCATTTTAGTATAATACCTTTGCTAAATATTGTTAGCGTATTATATAGAAATATTGTTAGTTAAAGCTTTTCTTTTAAATTAGATCAATGCTTAAACGAAAATTAATATAACTTAGTATAAAATTCGCGTCCACTTAAGTTTAAGTGAGATTAAATATACCTATTAGGAGGTCTATTATGGCTTTAGATCAGGAAGTAAAAGCAAATATTATTGCGAAATACAGAAGAGATGAAAAAGATACAGGTTCTGCGGAAGTTCAAATTGCTGTTTTAAGTGAGCAAATCAAAGTTCTAACTGAGCATTTAAAAACAAACAAAAAAGATCACTCATCAAGACTTGGTCTTCTAAAAATGGTTGGTAAAAGAAAAAGACTTTTAGCATACCTTAGAAAAACTGATTATACTAAATTTACTTCTTTAGTTGCAGATTTAGGAATTAGAGCTAAATAAATTTTATTTTTGCTTTTTCTAAAAAGGTTGCAAGATAACTTGCAACCTTTTTTTTTAATAAAGATTAAAATTAGTTGACAAAAATAAACGAAATTAATAATTGTTCTTGTAAAATAAATAAAAATTAAAAAGATTGGAAATATATGCTACTTACAAAAAAGAGTGAATATGCCTTATTATCACTGATATCTATTGCTAAAAGTGATGCACCTAAAAATGTTGATGTATTATCTCGTGAGTTAAATATTCCTAAATCTTTTTTGGCAAAAATTATGCAAAATCTTGCAAAAAACGATATTGTTAAATCACATAGGGGAGTAAACGGTGGATTTGTTCTTAAAAAACCCTATGACAAAATTACGATTTTAGAAATAACAACCGTTGCTGAAGAGAAAATTCCTTCTGTTTTTGAATGTTCTCCTTCGGTATCTTCTTGTCCGTCAGACTTGGCAAATGCATGCAGTCTTTGGCCGGTATTAAACAATTTACAAGGTAGAATAAATGTCTTTTTAGAGGAACTCACTCTAAAGGATATTGCTTCATGATTCTTTTTCATTTATCTCATACGGATTTAGATGGATATTCTTGTCAACTTTTAACAAAAGAGTACTTTAAAAAGGGATTTTTCTATAATGCAAATTATGGATTAGAGGTTAAACTTAACCTTAAAAAAATAGTTTTTGATTTACAAGATTACAAAAATGAAGAGATTCTTTTTTTAATTACTGATTTGAATCTGACTTTACAAGAAGCAAAAGATTTAAATAAAAACATAAACGAATTGAATTCAAACGGGTTTAATATAAAACTTCAACTGCTTGACCACCATGCAACGGGGCAAAAAAGTTCGGAAATGTTTGATTGGTATTTTCTTGATACTAAAAGATGTGCTACAAAAATCACATATGCATATTTAGATGAAACTTTTAATGCTTTTTCAAAAGAGGAGAAGCTCTGGATTGAACCTTTTGTTTTTGCCGTAAATGCGATTGATATCTGGGTTGATATTGAAACTTCAGGTTTTGAATTTGGAAAAGTTTTACTGACAATGGTTAGTCGTGTTAGGGAGATAAACGGAACTCTTTTCCCTGATTTAAACAGAGATTTTAGAATTTATCTTTTAAAAGAATCTTTAAAATATATAAATGAAGAGAATGCAAATATAAAGCTAGACAATGAAATTCATTTTATGAAGAAAAATTTTCTAAGAGGTGAGGGCAAAGATGACACTATAGACAATCTTAGTGCCAAATATTTAGTAAAATCATTGGAAAATCTAAAAGAAAAATTAACGGTTTTTTATAAAGGGCACAAAGGATTGTTAACTTACACTTTGGGTTCTATATCTATTCCTGCAAATGCTTTTTTAGTGGAAAATGAAGATTATGATTTTTTTATTGATATAAGCAGAAAAGGAAATACCTCTTTTAGAGCAGACGGAAAAGTTGATGTCTCTTTAATTGCCCAAAAACTAGCAGACGGGGGAGGACACCCCAACGCTGCCGGTTGTAGATTTGATGACTTTAAAGAGAGCATCGATTATAAAATTGTTAAAAAATTTATCCAAGATAAACTGGATTCTTTAGCATAAATCTTCAAATTTTTTAGTTTGGGTGTTATAACACTCAATTGTTCCGTCTTCTATTTTATAATGCCAAGCATGAACATCAAGAGCATTCTCTTTTAATCTTTTTTTAACTTCGGGAAAAGTTAAAAGGTTTTCAAGCTGGTGAACAACAGATCTTTTTTCGGTTTCAGTATAAACTCTCTCTTTATTTGTTGAAAAATCAAACTCTTTTAATACCTCTTCTTTTGCTTTCATACCAAGTTGCAGCCACTTTTTCATATGTACTAAAGAGTTATTATCTTCTAAGTTTTGATATAAAGATCTGCATGCTCCGCAGTTTGAGTGGGCGCAAATAATAATATGTTTTACGTTAAG
It encodes the following:
- a CDS encoding Rrf2 family transcriptional regulator gives rise to the protein MLLTKKSEYALLSLISIAKSDAPKNVDVLSRELNIPKSFLAKIMQNLAKNDIVKSHRGVNGGFVLKKPYDKITILEITTVAEEKIPSVFECSPSVSSCPSDLANACSLWPVLNNLQGRINVFLEELTLKDIAS
- a CDS encoding carbonic anhydrase, which codes for MNIEDLKAGNKLFRNTKFKDYKNDFKTLVEKGQTPEILFIGCSDSRVVPDMIISSKPGDMFIIRNVGNFVPPYKDDNDFHGTTAAIEFAISVLNVKHIIICAHSNCGACRSLYQNLEDNNSLVHMKKWLQLGMKAKEEVLKEFDFSTNKERVYTETEKRSVVHQLENLLTFPEVKKRLKENALDVHAWHYKIEDGTIECYNTQTKKFEDLC
- the cobA gene encoding uroporphyrinogen-III C-methyltransferase; the protein is MKSKVYLTGAGPGDIELLTVKALKAIQNADVIIYDRLANSEILKEAKKEAKLIFVGKEKGFHRVPQDEINEIIYQNALKYEKVVRLKGGDPFVFGRGGEEALYLKKRGIAFEIIPGVTSAISVPAYAGIPVTNRGITPSFRVVTGHRKTSENIADINWNSFIEDETIIFLMGLHNIELIITNLLKVGKPKDYPCAIISNGTTKNQKVIEGTLETIVQKSKDAVSPSIIIVGEVVKLRNDLKWFD
- a CDS encoding ABC transporter ATP-binding protein, translating into MNEKIIDFKNIYVSYEVKPVLENINIEIKQGEHWAILGQNGSGKSTFIKLISNDLYPNTKYKFQKKIFGKDRWSIFDLKKNLGIITNDLHNYFSEHGNFLTAYEVVLSGFYSSIGIFKHQDFTKEQHERALEVLEFLEISEIKDKKVQHMSTGQLRRCVIGRALVHKPKAFILDEPTVGLDIKAQSSFLNVIRKLSKYSSIILVTHHFEEVFPEIDNIALVYNKTIFKQGKKRDILNSENISTVFESKIELGCDNQRYYVKTIN
- the rpsO gene encoding 30S ribosomal protein S15, which translates into the protein MALDQEVKANIIAKYRRDEKDTGSAEVQIAVLSEQIKVLTEHLKTNKKDHSSRLGLLKMVGKRKRLLAYLRKTDYTKFTSLVADLGIRAK
- a CDS encoding DHH family phosphoesterase, with amino-acid sequence MILFHLSHTDLDGYSCQLLTKEYFKKGFFYNANYGLEVKLNLKKIVFDLQDYKNEEILFLITDLNLTLQEAKDLNKNINELNSNGFNIKLQLLDHHATGQKSSEMFDWYFLDTKRCATKITYAYLDETFNAFSKEEKLWIEPFVFAVNAIDIWVDIETSGFEFGKVLLTMVSRVREINGTLFPDLNRDFRIYLLKESLKYINEENANIKLDNEIHFMKKNFLRGEGKDDTIDNLSAKYLVKSLENLKEKLTVFYKGHKGLLTYTLGSISIPANAFLVENEDYDFFIDISRKGNTSFRADGKVDVSLIAQKLADGGGHPNAAGCRFDDFKESIDYKIVKKFIQDKLDSLA
- the moaA gene encoding GTP 3',8-cyclase MoaA, translating into MLIDGHGRKVDYLRVSVTERCNFRCQYCMPEKPFSWVPREELLTYEELFEFIKVAIDKGINKVRVTGGEPLLREGLENFIRMISEYKEGLDLALTTNGYLLPKVAQKLADAGLKRINISLDSLKEEVAAKIAQKNVLKTVLKGIEAARVAGLKIKINCVPLKGINESEIIDLLEFCKERGYEIRFIEYMENDYASKYAKGLDSVEIQNIIKEKYTFKKLERCGTSPSQEYELEDGYKFGIIEPHKDDFCSTCNRIRLTASGVLIPCLYYEDAQSIKEAIKAKDIKKAVEILKDVLKNKPEKNRWTENSEISARAFYETGG